TCCTTTGGGACCTATCAGTTCGTCAATATGGATAGTCTGATAATGCAGATAAATTTCTGCCAGATAATCCATGCCATGACGAAGCTCCGGTTGAAGAACATAGTGGGCGATCATCGTATCGAAAAGCGGACCTTTTACTACTGCACCATAATTTTGAAGAACGATCATATCGTACTTGATATTCTGTCCGACTTTTAACGAATTCTCATTTTCGAAGACTGGGCAGAACTCCTTTACGATTTTTAACGCTTCGTCCCGATCTGATGGAACAGGAACATAAAATGCTTCATTTTCGGCAATGGAAAAACTCATTCCGACCAATTCGGCGTCCATTGGTTCGGTCCCGGTGGTTTCCGTATCTAACGAGAGAATTCCCGATGTAAGTAACTTTTGAATAATTTCTCTTCTTTTCTTTTCTGTATCAATGAGTTGATAGTTGCGTGGCTGCGATTCTAACGTCTCTAGATTTGATTTTTTTGCTTCACTCGGATCATTGGGCGTGAAATTCGCAAACAAATCGCCTTGTATTCCACCTCCTTCTTCGGGAAAAAGTGGAAGAGGAGAGGGGGCGCTTTTTCCGGTGGCGACTTTGCTTCCGGGAGTGGAGGTTATTCTATTTCCGGAAACCTCTTTTTTTAGTATCCGGTCGATGAGCGTCCTAAATTCCAGTTCTTCGAAAATACTGCGGAGTGAATCTTCGTCTGCTTCTTCGCGGACAAGAGAATCCATTTCAAGTTGAATGGGCACATCGATTTTAATCGTGGCGAGGAATTTCGAGAAAGTAATCATTTCCCGGTTCGTTTCCACTTTTGTTTTCAGTGCTCCTTTCAGTTGGTCGGTATGTTCTAATAAGTTCTCGATGCTTCCGAATTCGGAAATCAGTTTTTGGGCTGTCTTTTCTCCCACTCCGGGACATCCGGGGATATTATCCGAAGAGTCGCCCATCAGCCCGAGCATGTCAATCACTTGTGCCGGAGACTGAATGTCAAACTTGGCTTTCACTTCCTCAACACCCATCACTTCGAAACCTCCTGTGTGCTTGGGACGGTACATAAATACCTTGTCGCTTACCAACTGCCCGTAATCTTTGTCGGGAGTCATCATATAGGTGGTGATACCCTGACGACCGGCTTCGGTGGCAAGTGTGCCTATTACATCGTCGGCTTCGTAGCCTGCAACTTCCAGAATAGGGATGCGGTAAGCACGAATAATATCCTTTATAATAGGTACGGAAAGGCGGATCGCTTCCGGAGTTTCTTCACGCTGCGCTTTATATTGTTCGAAAGCTTCGTGGCGGAAGGTAGGTCCTGCAGGATCGAAAGCTACTCCTATATGAGTGGGATTCTCTTTTTTCAGCACTTCTTCGAGGGTGTTTACAAAACCCAGAATAGCTGAAGTGTTGAATCCTTTGGAATTGATTCTTGGGTTCTTAATAAAGGCATAATACGCCCGGTATATCAGTGCATAAGCGTCTAAAAGAAATAATTTATTACTTGAATCCATAGATTTAATTAATTTTTCATGGTAAAAGTACAAAAAAATACGGTATTCAGCGTTTTATTATTACTTTTGTGCTCAAATTGTGTAATTAATGGACAGCATCTCACTCATCAGAACTCCGATTGAAGCAGAACTGAGAGACTTCAAGGCACTTTTTGATAGTTCTCTTTCCAGTTCAAATGCATTGCTCGATAGCGTTGTATCTCACATACGGCAGAGGAATGGCAAGATGATGCGTCCTGTTCTTGTTTTGTTGGTAGCACGTCTTTATGGGGCTATATGTCCTTCCACTCTTCATGCGGCTGTTTCATTGGAACTCCTTCATACAGCCAGTTTGGTACATGACGATGTCGTGGATGAAAGTACCGAACGCCGTGGACAACTCTCAGTAAATGCTATCTTTAATAATAAAGTAGCCGTGCTGACGGGCGACTATCTGCTGGCAACCAGTCTGGTGCATGCCGAACTGACGAACAGCCACCGCATTATTCAACTGGTGTCCACTCTTGGGCAGGATCTTGCTGACGGTGAGTTGCTTCAGCTTTCGAATGTAAGTAATCATAGCTTTTCTGAGGAGGTTTACTTTGATGTAATCCGTAAGAAGACCGCTGCTCTTTTTGCCGCCTGTACGAAAGCTGCCGCTTTTTCGGTAGGTGTAGGGGAGGGAGAAGCCGAACTGGCTCGTTTGTTGGGCGAATATATTGGTATCTGCTTCCAGATAAAAGATGATATTTTCGATTACTTTGATAATAGAGAGATTGGCAAACCGACAGGTAATGATATGCTTGAAGGTAAACTGACATTGCCCGCTTTGTATGTATTGAACACGACAAAAAATGATGAGGCGCAAGAATTGGCAATCAAGGTAAAGGAGGGTACAGCTACTCCCGATGAAATTGCCCGTTTGATCTCGTTTATCAAAGAAAACGGGGGTATTGAATATGCCGTTCAGACGATGAATGTCTATAAGCAAAAGGCTTTTGATTTACTGGCTTCTTTGCCGGAATCTGATATTTGTGTAGCTCTTCGGGCTTACTTGGATTACGTGGTAGACCGCGAAAAATAACCGCGTCGATTCCCGTGATACGGGAGTCGCGCGGTAAGGCGTATTTGATTGCTAATATAGCCTTTAACTTTTAGAAGAACTTGATTTCCTCACCTTTGATATCGGAAAGGAGGAGGTTGGCTAAACGGCTGGTTCCCAAGCGGAACAGTTGGTTGTCAAGCCATTCTTCACCTAATACTTCTTTTACAATAGTGTAGTAAATAATCGCATCGTTAACGGTGTTGATACCACCTGCCGGTTTGAATCCAATCTTGTTTCCTGTCTTCTGATAGTATTCTTTGATAGCTTCACACATCACATAAGCGGCTTCCGGCGTGGCGGCAGGCTGCTGCTTTCCGGTAGACGTCTTGATGAAGTCTGCGCCCGAATACATGGATAGGATAGAGGCTTTCTTGATGTTGGAAGCACTCTTTAATGCGCCTGTTTCGAGGATTACTTTGAGGTGGCGTTCCTTGCAAACTTCTTTTAGTTCTTGTATTTCTTCGCACATTCCTTCGTAGTCTCCGCTAAGGAACTTGCCGATGGAAATCACAATATCTATTTCGTCTGCACCGTCTGCAATGGCAAGTGCTGTTTCTGCCACTTTCACTTCAATGAATGTTTGTGAAGAGGGAAAACCTCCTGATACACAGGCGATATTGACTCCGTCTACTTCCAGCGTGTTTTTAACGATGGCTGCAAAGTTGGGGTACACGCAGATGGCTGCTACGTTTTTCAGATCAGGATATTCGTCGTCAAACTGATTGACTTTTTCAGTAAAGTGCATCACGCTTTCGTCGCTGTCCGTACTGTTCAGGGTGGTTAGATCAATGCAGTTGAACAGGAATTTCTTAACGTCTTCCGTGTTGTTCTCCGGCACTTTTTTCTCAATCAATTCAGCTACGTGAGCTTGAATATCTGCATCGCTCAGATTGGTATTATACTTTGCCAATGCGGCTTTGTACTTGTTGGGCTGTGAGTTATTCTCTTCCATGATCTTTCAGTTTTGGATTGTTGATATGTCTTTTATTATCTCGTTTCGTTTTTTTCTCTATGCTTTTCCGGAAGGCATCGGTGATGTCTACTCCCGTCTGGTTGGCGATGCAGAGAAGCACCCATAAGACGTCTGCTATCTCTTCATCTATGTTGTCTTTTTCTCCTTCCTTAAAGGATTGATCGCCATATTTGCGGGCCATGACACGCGCCAGTTCTCCTACTTCTTCCGTCAGGACTGCCATATTGGTCAACTCGCTGAAGTAGCGGACACCGTATGTTTTCACCCATTGGTCCACTTGTTTCTGTGCTTCTTCCAGAGTCATTTTTTTAGTGATTAGTATGGAATATCTATTCTTTGTTTTTGGTATCCATGCATATAGTAACAGGACCGTCGTTTAAAAGTTCAACTTTCATGTCTGCTCCGAAGGTTCCTGTGCCTATTTCTTTTCCCAGTGCATCGCTTAAATCTTTGCAGAATTGCTCGTAGAGTGGGATAGAGACATCCGGTTTGGCAGCTTTGATGTAGGAAGGGCGATTCCCCTTTCTGGTAGAAGCGTGTAGCGTGAACTGGCTGATAACTAAAATTTCGCCTCCATCTTCTAAAATAGACTTGTTCATCACCCCATTTTCATCGTCGAAGATACGTAGATTTACTATCTTTTTGCAGAGCCAGTCGATGTCTTCCTGTCCGTCTGATTCTTCGATGCCAACTAATATCAGCATCCCTTTTCCGATGGACGATTTGCAGTGTCCTTCAATGGTTACTGACGCATGGCTTACCCGTTGTATGACTATTCGCATTGTTATTTATTCTATTTCGTGGTTAGGAAAGGCAAATTTACAAAATTCGGAAGAGAAAACGTTGTATTGGCGGGAAAATATTATAGGGTTTTCCCGAAAGCTTTAATGGTTTATTATTTAGGCGCAGTTTACACAGATTGCACGGAATTCACGATTAAATTAGTAAAAGCCGCGTTATCCGTGCAATCTGTGTAAACTGCGCCTAAAAATGATAGAAAGATAACTGGCTCCACTCCGCCGGCTTCTTATTCATTTTTTGATGATTCATTGCTTAATCCCTCTTTTACGGTCTTGGCTTTCGCTTCTCCGATGATAGCGGCAATCTCCTCCAAAGAGGCTTCTTTTATTCGTTTTACGCTCTTAAACTCTTTCAAAAGTGCAGTTTTTGTCTTTTCTCCGATCCCTTTGATGCTATCCAGTGCGGACGCAACTTGTCGTTTGCTGCGTTTATCACGATGGAAACTGATGGCAAAACGGTGCACCTCATCCTGAATCTGCGTCAGCAGACGGAACAACGGACTATGCTGCTTGATGCCGATAGTCTGTGGCGGAAATCCGAAAAGCAGTTCTGATGTGCGGTGGCGATTGTCTTTCGCCAATCCTGCAATGGGAATATTAAGGTTCAGTTCGTCTTCAATAACCTCTCTGACAACTTCCATTTGCCCTTTCCCACCATCAGTGATAATAAGGTCGGGCAGTGGAGAGCTTTCTTCAATAGCGCGTTGATAACGCCTTCTGACAACCTCTTTCATGGAAGCGTAGTCATCAGGCCCTACAACCGTCTTTATATTGTATTTCCGGTAATCTTTCTTCGATGGTTTCGCCTTTTTGAATACAACGCATGCCGCTACCGCATCCGCCCCCTGTATGTTTGAGTTATCGAAACATTCAATCTGCAAAGGCGGTTTTTCTAAGTGTAGTTCCTGTTGTATCTCCTTCATCAGGCGCATACTTCTCTGCTCAGGATTCAGTTTTTCCGCCTGCTTCAGCCGGTCGGCCTTGTATTGCTTCACGTTTAAGATGGATAGTTCCAGCAACTTCTTCTTATCTCCCCGCTGTGGAACGGTGAATACGATATTATTTAACTCCAAATTGAGTTCAAAAGGCACTATGATCTCTCTGGATTGGCTTTTGTAGCGTTCCCGCATTTCAATAATACCAAGCGTCAAAAGCTCCTCTTTTGATTCGTTCAGCTTCTTTTTATATTCGAACGTGAAAGCCTGATTGATGGCACCGTTTGTGATATGCAGATAATTGACGAAAGCCGAATTAGCCTCGTCCTCTTCGATAGCGAACACGTCGATATTATGTAATACAGAACTTACCACCTCGGATTTCGAACGGTAATTCTCTATCAGAAGATATTTCTCTTTCACTTTCTGCGCCTCTTCAAACTTCATCTCGGCTGCCAACGCCTGCATCTTTTCCAGTAGTATACGACTGATATCTTGCGTATTCCCTTTCAGGATTTCTTTGATTTCATCGATGTTTTTAAGATAATCTTCGTGTGATTGCAACCCGATACAGGGACCAGCGCAGTTCTTGATGTGATATTCCAGACATACGTTGAACTTCCCCGCCCGTATATTCTCCGGACTCAGGTTCAGATTGCAAGTGCGTAAAGGATACAGATGCTTTATCAAATCCAGTACCGCATACATAGACGGGGTATGACTATACGGTCCATAATAAGAAGAACCGTTTTTGATAATCTTTCTAGTTCGGAAAATCCGGGGGAAATACTCGTTTTGTACACAGATAGAAGGATATGTCTTGTCGTCCTTCAGCAGGACATTGTAACGTGGCTTATACTTCTTTATTAGATTATTCTCCAGCAGCAATGCGTCTTCTTCCGTATTGACTACGATATAGCGTATATCGGCAATCTTGCTGACAAGCACTCGCGTCTTTCCCGGTTCGTGCTCCTTGCTGAAATAGGAGTAGACTCTTTTCTTTAGATTTTTCGCCTTTCCAACGTATATAATCGTCCCTTCCGTATTCAGGTATTGGTAGATGCCTGGCTTCTCCGGGAGGTTGGCTACGATTCCTTTTAAATATTCATTGGTTCTGCTTTCCATTTCTGCATTCATGATCGTTAGTGCTGAGGGATATCTAAAATAAAAAAGGCGTAGTTCAACTACGCCTTGCAAATATAATCAAATCCTTTATAAAGACAATACGGATTCTACTTCTACATCATCTCCGAATACAGATTTACCATTCAGGTCTTTCAATTCGATGATGAAGTTTACATATACCTTTTTGGGTTTCAGCTTCTTTACCAGTTCGCAGGCTGCTTTCATGGTGCCGCCTGTTGCCAGTAAGTCATCGTGTAGGAGGATTACGTCGTTTTCATCCAATGCGTCTTTATGAATTTGCACAGTGTCTTTCCCGTATTCCTTGTCATAGCTTTCTTCAAGCGTTTCGGCAGGAAGTTTGCCGGGTTTCCGGATAGGGATGAAACCTGCATTCAGCCGGGTAGCCAGGATAGGTCCCATGATGAAGCCTCTTGATTCTATACCTACCACTTTGGTGATGCCTTTATCTTTATACATTTCATACATGATGTTCGATAATTCCTGTAGGCACCATGGGTCTTTGAATAAAGTGGTAACATCATAGAACAGGATTCCGGGAATAGGAAAATTTGGTATTTCCCGAATGCTTTTAATTAGCGTTTCTTTGCTCATAATCATTGGTTTATATCGTTTATTTAAATGCTTTGTTTCACGTGAAACGTTGGCGGTTATCGTCCGGAAAGCACCAGTAATACGTTGATGTCACTTGGCGATACTCCCGGGATTCTGCTCGCTTGGGCAATCGTTTCCGGATCTATCTTTGTCAGCTTTTGCCGGGCTTCGGTCGATAAAGATTGGATGGAAGCATAATCAAATTTGCCTTTAATCTTGATGCTTTCCAGTCTTGCCAGTTTCTCTGCTATCATTCGTTCTCTGTCGATATATCCTTGATATTTGATTAGAATTTCGGCAGCTTCGAGAATCTCTTCTTTACGCTTTTGGTTGGATTCAGTCGCTTTATCCAGTTCGCGTTGAAATGCCGGCACATATTTCGAGATATTTTCAATTGTCACTTGCGGGCGATTCAGGATTTCTATCAGTTTGCATCCTTGGCGTAGGGGAGTCGTCCCTATCTTCTCGAGGGCATCATTAATTAATGCCGGTTTCATCGAATAACTGTGTGCGAAAGAAACAATTTGTTCCACTGCTTCCTTTTTTCCTTTCATTAATTGGTAGCGGTCTTCCTTTGCCAATCCGAGTTTATAGGCTCGTTCGGTCAGGCGCATATCGGCATCGTCCATGCGTAGCAAGATACGATATTCTGCGCGTGAAGTAAACATCCGGTAAGGCTCGTCGACTCCTTTAGTTACCAGGTCGTCGATTAATACGCCGATATATGCTTCATCACGTGCCAGTGTGAAGGCTTCGCCACCGTGGCAATTGATATGCGCATTGATTCCGGCTATCAATCCTTGTCCGCCTGCTTCTTCGTATCCGGTAGTACCGTTTACCTGTCCGGCAAAGAATAAATTCCCGATAATCTTCGATTCCAACGTATGCTTTAACTGCGTCGGGTCGAAATAGTCATATTCAATCGCATATCCCGGACGATAGATAACCATATCCTTGAAAGCCGGTATTTTCTTTAAAGCGGCAATTTGTATGTCCATCGGAAGCGAGGAAGAGAATCCGTTGAGATACAACTCCTGTGTAGTTTCGCCTTCCGGTTCGAGGAACAATTGATGCTGTGTCTTGTCGGGGAAAGTTACAATCTTCGTTTCAATGCTTGGACAATAACGTGGCCCGATACTTTGAATTTGTCCGTTGAATAGGGGAGAATCCGGCAGTCCGTCACGTAGAATCTGATGTACCTCTTCATTAGTATAGCATGTCCAGCATTGCAGTTGCTTCAAGTGGCGTACACTGGTATCCATGAAAGAGAATTTGTGAAAGTCACATTCACCGTCCTGCGTTTCCATCTGATCGAAATGAACGCTGCGCGCATCGATTCGTACCGGGGTTCCGGTTTTCATCCTTCCGTAAGTGATGCCGTGGCGGGCGATGGATTCGGTTAATTTGTAAGAAGCCGGTTCTGCCATTCTTCCGCCCGGCAACTGGTGGC
The Bacteroides caecimuris DNA segment above includes these coding regions:
- the polA gene encoding DNA polymerase I — encoded protein: MDSSNKLFLLDAYALIYRAYYAFIKNPRINSKGFNTSAILGFVNTLEEVLKKENPTHIGVAFDPAGPTFRHEAFEQYKAQREETPEAIRLSVPIIKDIIRAYRIPILEVAGYEADDVIGTLATEAGRQGITTYMMTPDKDYGQLVSDKVFMYRPKHTGGFEVMGVEEVKAKFDIQSPAQVIDMLGLMGDSSDNIPGCPGVGEKTAQKLISEFGSIENLLEHTDQLKGALKTKVETNREMITFSKFLATIKIDVPIQLEMDSLVREEADEDSLRSIFEELEFRTLIDRILKKEVSGNRITSTPGSKVATGKSAPSPLPLFPEEGGGIQGDLFANFTPNDPSEAKKSNLETLESQPRNYQLIDTEKKRREIIQKLLTSGILSLDTETTGTEPMDAELVGMSFSIAENEAFYVPVPSDRDEALKIVKEFCPVFENENSLKVGQNIKYDMIVLQNYGAVVKGPLFDTMIAHYVLQPELRHGMDYLAEIYLHYQTIHIDELIGPKGKNQKNMRDLDPKDVYLYACEDADVTLKLKNALEKELKENDAERLFYDIEMPLVPVLVHIERNGVLLDTEALKQSSAHFTAQMEQIEKEIYELAGETFNIASPKQVGEVLFDKLKIIEKAKKTKTGQYVTSEEVLESLRHKHPVVEKILEHRGLKKLLGTYIDALPLLINPRTGRVHTSFNQTVTATGRLSSSNPNLQNIPIRDENGKEIRKAFIPDEGCLFFSADYSQIELRIMAHLSEDKNMIDAFLSNHDIHAATAAKIYKIDLKDVSSDMRRKAKTANFGIIYGISVFGLAERMNVDRKEAKELIDGYFETYPGVKAYMDKSIQVAQEKGYVETIFHRKRFLPDINSRNAVVRGYAERNAINAPIQGSAADIIKVAMARIYQRFQTEGIQAKMILQVHDELNFSVPVNEKERVEEIVIEEMEKAYRMHVPLRADCGWGINWLEAH
- a CDS encoding polyprenyl synthetase family protein gives rise to the protein MDSISLIRTPIEAELRDFKALFDSSLSSSNALLDSVVSHIRQRNGKMMRPVLVLLVARLYGAICPSTLHAAVSLELLHTASLVHDDVVDESTERRGQLSVNAIFNNKVAVLTGDYLLATSLVHAELTNSHRIIQLVSTLGQDLADGELLQLSNVSNHSFSEEVYFDVIRKKTAALFAACTKAAAFSVGVGEGEAELARLLGEYIGICFQIKDDIFDYFDNREIGKPTGNDMLEGKLTLPALYVLNTTKNDEAQELAIKVKEGTATPDEIARLISFIKENGGIEYAVQTMNVYKQKAFDLLASLPESDICVALRAYLDYVVDREK
- the deoC gene encoding deoxyribose-phosphate aldolase, whose protein sequence is MEENNSQPNKYKAALAKYNTNLSDADIQAHVAELIEKKVPENNTEDVKKFLFNCIDLTTLNSTDSDESVMHFTEKVNQFDDEYPDLKNVAAICVYPNFAAIVKNTLEVDGVNIACVSGGFPSSQTFIEVKVAETALAIADGADEIDIVISIGKFLSGDYEGMCEEIQELKEVCKERHLKVILETGALKSASNIKKASILSMYSGADFIKTSTGKQQPAATPEAAYVMCEAIKEYYQKTGNKIGFKPAGGINTVNDAIIYYTIVKEVLGEEWLDNQLFRLGTSRLANLLLSDIKGEEIKFF
- a CDS encoding nucleotide pyrophosphohydrolase; amino-acid sequence: MTLEEAQKQVDQWVKTYGVRYFSELTNMAVLTEEVGELARVMARKYGDQSFKEGEKDNIDEEIADVLWVLLCIANQTGVDITDAFRKSIEKKTKRDNKRHINNPKLKDHGRE
- the dtd gene encoding D-aminoacyl-tRNA deacylase; protein product: MRIVIQRVSHASVTIEGHCKSSIGKGMLILVGIEESDGQEDIDWLCKKIVNLRIFDDENGVMNKSILEDGGEILVISQFTLHASTRKGNRPSYIKAAKPDVSIPLYEQFCKDLSDALGKEIGTGTFGADMKVELLNDGPVTICMDTKNKE
- the uvrC gene encoding excinuclease ABC subunit UvrC, giving the protein MNAEMESRTNEYLKGIVANLPEKPGIYQYLNTEGTIIYVGKAKNLKKRVYSYFSKEHEPGKTRVLVSKIADIRYIVVNTEEDALLLENNLIKKYKPRYNVLLKDDKTYPSICVQNEYFPRIFRTRKIIKNGSSYYGPYSHTPSMYAVLDLIKHLYPLRTCNLNLSPENIRAGKFNVCLEYHIKNCAGPCIGLQSHEDYLKNIDEIKEILKGNTQDISRILLEKMQALAAEMKFEEAQKVKEKYLLIENYRSKSEVVSSVLHNIDVFAIEEDEANSAFVNYLHITNGAINQAFTFEYKKKLNESKEELLTLGIIEMRERYKSQSREIIVPFELNLELNNIVFTVPQRGDKKKLLELSILNVKQYKADRLKQAEKLNPEQRSMRLMKEIQQELHLEKPPLQIECFDNSNIQGADAVAACVVFKKAKPSKKDYRKYNIKTVVGPDDYASMKEVVRRRYQRAIEESSPLPDLIITDGGKGQMEVVREVIEDELNLNIPIAGLAKDNRHRTSELLFGFPPQTIGIKQHSPLFRLLTQIQDEVHRFAISFHRDKRSKRQVASALDSIKGIGEKTKTALLKEFKSVKRIKEASLEEIAAIIGEAKAKTVKEGLSNESSKNE
- a CDS encoding adenine phosphoribosyltransferase, which produces MIMSKETLIKSIREIPNFPIPGILFYDVTTLFKDPWCLQELSNIMYEMYKDKGITKVVGIESRGFIMGPILATRLNAGFIPIRKPGKLPAETLEESYDKEYGKDTVQIHKDALDENDVILLHDDLLATGGTMKAACELVKKLKPKKVYVNFIIELKDLNGKSVFGDDVEVESVLSL
- the mnmG gene encoding tRNA uridine-5-carboxymethylaminomethyl(34) synthesis enzyme MnmG; its protein translation is MDFKYDVIVIGAGHAGCEAAAAAANLGSKTCLITMDMNKIGQMSCNPAVGGIAKGQIVREIDALGGQMGLVTDETAIQFRILNRSKGPAMWSPRAQCDRAKFIWSWRERLENTPNLHIWQDTVCELLVEDGTVTGLVTAWGVTFKAKCVVLTAGTFLNGLMHIGRHQLPGGRMAEPASYKLTESIARHGITYGRMKTGTPVRIDARSVHFDQMETQDGECDFHKFSFMDTSVRHLKQLQCWTCYTNEEVHQILRDGLPDSPLFNGQIQSIGPRYCPSIETKIVTFPDKTQHQLFLEPEGETTQELYLNGFSSSLPMDIQIAALKKIPAFKDMVIYRPGYAIEYDYFDPTQLKHTLESKIIGNLFFAGQVNGTTGYEEAGGQGLIAGINAHINCHGGEAFTLARDEAYIGVLIDDLVTKGVDEPYRMFTSRAEYRILLRMDDADMRLTERAYKLGLAKEDRYQLMKGKKEAVEQIVSFAHSYSMKPALINDALEKIGTTPLRQGCKLIEILNRPQVTIENISKYVPAFQRELDKATESNQKRKEEILEAAEILIKYQGYIDRERMIAEKLARLESIKIKGKFDYASIQSLSTEARQKLTKIDPETIAQASRIPGVSPSDINVLLVLSGR